The proteins below are encoded in one region of Ostrea edulis chromosome 3, xbOstEdul1.1, whole genome shotgun sequence:
- the LOC125673664 gene encoding uncharacterized protein LOC125673664, translated as MAFLFILLVSMNGAFIIGLLGEELPFSSTTQSNTPNKGSSDAALLHQILIQETTLRIELEKNVRNMMTEIEQLKKNQAAMEVKVDGLTQAKIEQYDLIQQLSNNVTTLSMENIHLKTVLFNSSNGFYNTGSNKCMCDFTNISKDIQSVKKEVRYVSLSFLDLARDVQLMNTSILETMRNGTGEMTRDVLNILSDIQNLSRIQDQDRQYQMSVNTDLKIHQEDVSNRIKDHIDKEILNLTAKYFELENQDHYLTSTLRNSELFLSKVAVFMNETWNLQKMFLRMQQEQVQMSTEM; from the exons ATGGCGTTTCTATTCATTCTGTTGGTTTCCATGAATGGTGCCTTTATTATAGGACTATTGGGTGAGGAATTACCATTCTCCTCGACAACTCAGTCGAACACCCCTAACAAAGGGAGTAGTGATGCCGCGTTGTTACACCAGATTCTTATACAGGAAACTACATTGAGGATAGAACTGGAGAAGAATGTCCGGAATATGATGACAGAAATCGAACAGTTGAAGAAAAACCAAGCTGCTATGGAAGTGAAAGTTGATGGTCTAACTCAAGCGAAAATCGAACAGTACGATTTAATCCAACAGCTGAGTAATAACGTGACAACACTATCTATGGAGAATATACATCTGAAAACTGTGCTGTTCAACTCTTCAAATGGTTTTTATAACACAGGATCAAATAAATGTATGTGTGATTTCACAAATATATCCAAAGATATTCAGAGCGTAAAGAAAGAGGTCCGCTACGTGTCGCTTTCATTTCTGGATCTAGCAAGAGATGTGCAGCTCATGAATACTAGCATCCTGGAAACGATGAGGAACGGTACAGGGGAGATGACTCGTgatgttttaaacattttatctGATATTCAGAATCTGTCAAGGATACAAGACCAGGATCGACAATACCAGATGTCTGTTAATACAGACCTTAAAATACACCAAGAAGATGTTTCGAACAGAATTAAAG ATCATATTGATAAAGAGATATTGAATTTGACggcaaaatatttcgagttgGAAAACCAAGACCATTACCTTACATCAACTTTAAGAAATTCGGAACTTTTCTTGTCAAAAGTGGCTGTTTTTATGAACG AAACTTGGAATTTACAGAAGATGTTTCTGAGAATGCAACAGGAACAAGTTCAGATGTCAACAG